A stretch of DNA from Paenibacillus sp. FSL W8-0186:
CGGGCGACTTCCAGCGGCTTCTGCGGGTCCTCTTCAAGCTCACGGTACCATTCCTGGGCCGAAATAACCTCTACTTCGCTGCGAATGAGAGCTATTGCCGTGCCATGCGTCTCCTTGGGGGAGATTAGGGAGTGGTGCGGCACCGTCTCGCCGGGATACAAGATGTTGAACAGAACCATATTGCCATTCTCATGCAGCCGCGTTACCTTGAACAGGCCGCTTTTAATATGGTAAAGATATTTTCCTTCATCGCCCTGGCGGAATAAAATCTCTCCTTTATGCAGAATCATCGATATCGCTCCATTCGTTGGTTTAGACTCTCGTAGCCATTATTATAGCAAAAAAACACGTCCAAGCGTTTATTCCTGAGCCATGCAGCAAGCCCAGCGCCTATACAGGCGCTGGGCTTGTTGTACTTTCTTGATGATTATGGGGAGGCATCGTCTGCGGACGCGCCGTCCGTTTTTTGCGCCACCTTTGTCTCCTGCTTGTCCCGCCAGGATTCATAGCTATGCACGGCAACGCCTTTAAACGAGGAATGCTTGCCGACCAGGGACACCAATTTATCCAGCTCCTGCGTCACAGATTCCAATGGCTGTTCGTAGAAGGACACGCCTGGTCCCTCCTGGCTTTTGGTAAGCTCGACGCCTACCCAGACCTGCTTGTTCCGCTCGTCGGCTTCCTCCAGCGTTGCCCGCGACACCTCATAGATGGCTTCCGCTGCATCCCGGTAGGCCATAATTGCCACATAATCGAACTTATCGACCATCCACTGCCGCAGATCGCGGCCTTTTCCAAGCTCCTCATGCTCGATGCCATTGAGCCAGAAGGGAACCGCTGCTCCAATTTTGAGCTGATCGCGCTGCGCACGCTCCACCCATATCCGGGCGCTCTCCATCCATTGCTCGACCATGGCATCCTGCTTCGTCCCCCAACTTTTCAGCAGGTAAGGCTCTACGTCGAATTGCACGCCTGCAAAGCGCTCTTCAGGCCTGGATTGGTCATTGTATTGTTTGACCCAATCGAGAAAGCGGACCGCTTCCTTGCGCTGCTCCCGCAAAGCCCACTCCGGATGCCCGTTCAGGGCATGAACCTCCAGCCTGGCTTTGGTTGCAGCAGCCACAAACCGCCGGTACGAGGCATCGCTTACCTCATTTCCGATTTGCAAAAACACGGTCGTTACGCCGTTCTCTTTAGCGAATTCAATAATATCCTGCGTATGGCTCTCCACGAGCCGGGCGTCCCAAAGCCAGGTCGCCTTCGCTTCCGGGACGGAAGGACGGAGTAGAACAACAAACAATCCAGCAAGTAGGACGATTGATCCTGATGCCAATACCATGATGAGCCCTCTATACCGTTTAAATAACGATTTGATATTCATCTCCGCCTCCACTCCTGTTTTATTCGGGCCAAGCCCGTTTTTCTG
This window harbors:
- a CDS encoding Crp/Fnr family transcriptional regulator → MILHKGEILFRQGDEGKYLYHIKSGLFKVTRLHENGNMVLFNILYPGETVPHHSLISPKETHGTAIALIRSEVEVISAQEWYRELEEDPQKPLEVARLLQEKVRFMQQRLDHLTVGTPGERLELLQKWLSHHANGIPLTDYLTQEEIGQLIGIRRETVNRLLRGQHA